The genomic DNA CATATCATGTTCGCCGTGAAGGAAGAGTGCCTGACAATCGATTTTTTTTAAATCTTCGCTGATGTCTATGGGATCAAGATTTTTCAGAACAAAAAGCCCCACGGTTTTCGCAGCGTGAAAGGCGTCTTCGACGATCACTTGCTGAAAGTAACGGGAGGTCGGGTCGTTGTTGTAAATGGTGCTGCCAATCACCGTCGCGGTGAGCTCTCGATCATTCTTCATGGCTTCGAACGCCGCCTCGAGACTGGGATCAAATTTAATTCCTTTGGCACCCACGGGATCTAGGGCCACCAAGCGTCCAACTTTTTCTGGCAGAGCTGCGGCCACCATGGCTACGATCAACCCACCAGTGGAGTGGCCTACGAGATCCAATTTTTGGAGATTTAAATTTTTAATAATTTGGAGAATGTCGTCTCGGAAGATCGACATTTTTGCGTCCTCGACAGTTTTCGGCGCTGTACTTTTTCCGCATCCGCGAAATTCAACGAGAATAGCACGTCCTTTAGCTGGTGAGCCGCGGCCTCTGAGAACTTCGAGAGTCGGATACCACCATCTGTTAGAAGCGATGTTGCCATGAACAAATAAAGTGTCCCGAGGAAGCACGTCCTCGAGGATTTCATAGTGAATCTGGTAATTGTCGTCGATTCTACAGAACATAATTATTTAATGATCTGAGCGGTGTTGTCGTGGGGATTACCAATAAAACTACCGCCGCCGAAGAGGGCCTCGTCTTTGGAAATAATGCGATAAACCCAGTACGCTGCAAATGCGGGAACGCTCTCGGGAATTTTATGATCGGAATCGCGAATGTAAATCCGAGAGGCCCGCGAGGCCTCGGGGGTGGCGTCCCAATACTTATCCAATACGTTCTGTTTGATGTATTGATCTCTAAGAGCAATCATTAAATGAAGTTTTCGCGCTGGAATCTTCTCGGTGACTTCGATCGCTTTAAACTTACGAATCCCTTGCACTAAGCGAAAGGCGGCTT from Bdellovibrionales bacterium includes the following:
- a CDS encoding alpha/beta hydrolase, which translates into the protein MFCRIDDNYQIHYEILEDVLPRDTLFVHGNIASNRWWYPTLEVLRGRGSPAKGRAILVEFRGCGKSTAPKTVEDAKMSIFRDDILQIIKNLNLQKLDLVGHSTGGLIVAMVAAALPEKVGRLVALDPVGAKGIKFDPSLEAAFEAMKNDRELTATVIGSTIYNNDPTSRYFQQVIVEDAFHAAKTVGLFVLKNLDPIDISEDLKKIDCQALFLHGEHDMLLPIEDTKKMAELCKHGQFAKIMGHGHCANIENPQRFAEILTDFLQ
- a CDS encoding alpha/beta hydrolase codes for the protein FTEPLAEQDELILKNVQWNKIMFPYNPASDDELYDYFLRQIIYATYPAVEPVILENPFKLEAAFRLVQGIRKFKAIEVTEKIPARKLHLMIALRDQYIKQNVLDKYWDATPEASRASRIYIRDSDHKIPESVPAFAAYWVYRIISKDEALFGGGSFIGNPHDNTAQIIK